Proteins encoded within one genomic window of Bacillus sp. 1NLA3E:
- a CDS encoding DUF4317 domain-containing protein, which produces MNKKDIANIRKQFKLDNDHIMKIREIFNVYVKKESGEIYHHICQPFQMLEQESQELFLTNFKKVLTGELDTKLFELRFQRDINESAQTILYEGLHLDTTEAWIENMLQIVEKMYAHTVYEFDTMVTFIRGELRKPTSKRNSESEEGGDDAVYSNEFILCSQNKTDQPKKALLFDYIEKEFKPNNAFDPIINLAQPLSGFLFPAITDNAADVNHILYCAGKVNEPDETFVFDVLNCEGIITAMENKGCFEQILINVMGDEVDTKVISNVYEEIDKMVQDNKEQEESEPPKLDYKDVERILTVSGVENVDTAKVEHAFKAVVDDEKHEFKASSLIPKKIKINTSVADVSINPKELNKVKYIMYQGKRCLLLEIDEDVVLEGFRLETETL; this is translated from the coding sequence ATGAATAAAAAAGACATCGCTAATATTCGGAAGCAATTTAAGTTAGATAATGATCATATTATGAAAATTAGAGAAATCTTTAATGTTTATGTTAAGAAAGAATCTGGTGAGATTTACCATCATATTTGTCAACCATTTCAAATGTTAGAACAAGAGTCACAAGAATTATTTTTGACAAATTTTAAAAAGGTATTAACAGGTGAGCTTGATACCAAACTGTTCGAGCTGAGATTTCAACGGGATATTAATGAAAGCGCACAAACCATTCTTTACGAAGGGCTACATCTCGATACAACCGAGGCTTGGATTGAAAATATGCTTCAAATTGTTGAGAAGATGTATGCTCATACTGTTTATGAATTCGATACAATGGTTACGTTTATTCGTGGAGAACTTCGAAAACCGACGAGCAAACGAAACTCCGAATCTGAAGAAGGCGGGGATGATGCAGTTTATTCCAATGAGTTTATCCTTTGCAGTCAAAACAAAACGGACCAACCGAAAAAGGCCTTGCTGTTTGATTATATCGAGAAAGAATTCAAACCTAATAACGCCTTTGATCCAATCATTAACTTAGCCCAGCCTTTGTCAGGCTTTTTGTTCCCTGCTATTACCGACAATGCTGCAGATGTAAACCATATTCTTTATTGTGCTGGAAAAGTCAATGAACCGGATGAAACATTTGTCTTTGACGTTCTTAATTGTGAAGGCATAATAACCGCGATGGAAAATAAAGGCTGCTTCGAACAAATCCTAATCAATGTGATGGGAGACGAAGTGGATACTAAAGTCATTTCCAATGTTTATGAGGAAATCGATAAGATGGTACAAGACAATAAAGAACAAGAAGAAAGCGAACCTCCTAAGTTAGATTATAAAGACGTTGAACGCATCTTAACGGTAAGCGGGGTCGAAAATGTTGACACCGCCAAAGTGGAACATGCCTTTAAAGCGGTCGTAGATGATGAAAAACATGAATTTAAAGCAAGTAGTCTAATTCCAAAAAAGATTAAAATCAATACGAGCGTAGCAGATGTATCGATCAACCCGAAGGAACTAAACAAAGTAAAATATATTATGTATCAGGGAAAACGATGTCTATTGCTTGAAATCGATGAGGACGTGGTTTTGGAAGGATTCCGACTAGAAACCGAAACACTATAA
- a CDS encoding MarR family winged helix-turn-helix transcriptional regulator yields the protein MIGVVSLISNSELQNLDLIDLLSERHSLVRKISEKAWNDQSDIYISNSEWYIMARIYKRQPSISYVTKNVEISRQAIHKFIQKLSEKGLVEIKNAENNKKEKCIQLTALGEECYKKNEALKAQLEKKIAKKIGVEEVNILKDLLKLDWEKLD from the coding sequence ATGATTGGAGTGGTTTCTTTGATTTCAAACTCTGAATTACAAAATTTAGATCTGATAGACCTATTAAGTGAGCGTCACAGTTTGGTCCGAAAAATCTCAGAGAAAGCATGGAACGATCAAAGCGATATATATATTTCTAATTCTGAATGGTATATCATGGCAAGAATATATAAAAGACAGCCGAGCATTTCGTATGTTACAAAAAATGTAGAAATTTCTCGTCAGGCAATACATAAGTTTATCCAAAAGCTTTCTGAGAAAGGCTTAGTCGAAATCAAAAATGCAGAAAACAACAAGAAAGAAAAATGTATTCAGTTAACAGCTTTAGGAGAAGAATGCTACAAAAAAAATGAGGCCCTAAAAGCGCAGCTTGAGAAAAAAATTGCAAAAAAAATAGGTGTAGAGGAAGTAAATATCCTCAAAGATCTGCTAAAGTTAGATTGGGAAAAATTAGATTAA